AGCGTATCCACTATAGGCAGTATATGCTTAAGATACGACTCGTGATGCTTATTTGCCAGCATCCCCATGAGCAAATTTAATTTACGGTAAGGCTGGAACTGCGGAAGACTCTTCGCAAGGCTCTCTGCCCCTTCCGGATTGTGCGCGCCGTCCAGAATAATTCTGGGTGAGGTACTCACTTCCTCCAGTCTTCCGGCCCAGAATGTGCCGCGAAAGCCCTCCAGCACATCCTCGTCCTCCAGCATGAAGGCCATATACTGCCGCAGCACCTCAAGCGCCATCATCGCCCCGGCCGCATTCTCCAGCTGGTGTTCGCCCTTCATGGCAATATCCAGCTCAAGCCCCCGGAACGGCCCGTTGAAGGTGAAGTGCTGGTAGCCGTCTCTCTGCTTAACCTTACTATAGCTGAAATCTTCTCCGGCTAAATAGAGTGTCGAACGGGTAGATGCCGCCTTGGCCTTCAATACAGCTACAGCTTCCGGCTGACTCACACAGCTGACTACAGGAACGCCCGGCTTAATAATCCCAGCCTTCTCGCCGGCAATCAGCGTAAGCGTATCTCCCAGCACATCGGTATGATCATGTCCAACATTAGTGATGACTGATATAACCGGAGTAACAATGTTCGTTACATCCAGCCTTCCCCCAAGCCCCGTCTCCCATACGACTACATCGGGATAACAGACTTCGCCGTAATAGAGTATCGCCAGCGCCGTCGCCACCTCGAACATGGTCGGTGAGCCCAGCTCACTGCCCGCAATCTCCTCGACCAGCGGACGCAGCTGATTGGCAAGCTTCAGCAGAGTCTCCTCGGGAATATCCGTCCCGTTGTACTGGAACCGGTTCGTGAACTTCGTGATATAAGGAGAGGTAAAGGTCCCCACCGAATATCCGCTCTGAATAAGGGCCGAGGTCAAAAAGGCGCAGGTCGATCCCTTGCCGTTCGTCCCGGCCACATGAATGAACTTGAGCTTGCGGTGCGGATGTCCCAGCTTCTCCATCAGCAGCTCTATCCGCTCCAGACCCGGCCGGATTCCAAAAGGAATCAGACTGTTGATCCAGTCTACCGCTTCTGTATAAGAACTTAAGGGAGCGGCAGCGCCGCTCCGGATGATCTCTTCCATGTCTGTTATCCTCTCAGCTCTGCAATACGGGCCAGCACTTTCTCGCGTCTGTCGGAATAGTCCGCCTGCTTCGCCCGTTCCTCTTCGATGACTTTTGCCGGAGCTTTGGCTACAAAGCCCTGATTACTGAGCTTCT
This genomic interval from Paenibacillus sp. FSL H8-0332 contains the following:
- a CDS encoding folylpolyglutamate synthase/dihydrofolate synthase family protein, coding for MEEIIRSGAAAPLSSYTEAVDWINSLIPFGIRPGLERIELLMEKLGHPHRKLKFIHVAGTNGKGSTCAFLTSALIQSGYSVGTFTSPYITKFTNRFQYNGTDIPEETLLKLANQLRPLVEEIAGSELGSPTMFEVATALAILYYGEVCYPDVVVWETGLGGRLDVTNIVTPVISVITNVGHDHTDVLGDTLTLIAGEKAGIIKPGVPVVSCVSQPEAVAVLKAKAASTRSTLYLAGEDFSYSKVKQRDGYQHFTFNGPFRGLELDIAMKGEHQLENAAGAMMALEVLRQYMAFMLEDEDVLEGFRGTFWAGRLEEVSTSPRIILDGAHNPEGAESLAKSLPQFQPYRKLNLLMGMLANKHHESYLKHILPIVDTLILTEPDFRKKMDAEDLQAIAESLRNKYAKDNLEIIVERNWGQALQKLQTITADDDLAVVSGTLYLISDVRSTLLRQPDSEKGW